In the Candida orthopsilosis Co 90-125, chromosome 7 draft sequence genome, TCTCTACATGAAATATACCAATCCATTGATCATGCAAAGTGTTTCTGGTGTCAAGTCAGCTTTGGAGTCAAACATTGTCAAGATCCACCTCTATGGATCTCCAGCTACTGGTGACTTAAAAAGACCATTCAAGACTGCGCCTGGTTTTATGGAAATGTTGACTGGAGGTGCTGGTGTACAAACCGATAAAGCTTCCGTCGAAAGCGCTGAAGTCAGTGGTGCTGGTGGTATTAAACAAGAttagaaataaaaaattatatATTGTAACTGATTGGATTTTCTTATACACAAGTAATTTATGTTTTGTAATTTTGATGTACGAGAATACACTCTTGCTCTTTACCGCGTGTGAAGGAGATCAAGTCTAGTAGTTTGCTGGCAATTATGAGTTCAGCCACTGACCAATCGCCAACTCCGTAAATTTCTGGTACCGCTTTAGCTAAGTCAGGGAGTATCGCATCATGAATGGGCTTAAAGTTTAGTACTTCTTGTGCTGATATATCAGTAACCTTTCTGAGATGAACAAATAAATCATGGATCCATTGTGATAGGTTTTCGTCATTGTAATGGTTCTTGTTATAACAGCGGATCAACCATAGCAACCAACATTGATCTTGAAATTCAGATTCCAACACTGATTCATATGAACTAAATCCGAGGAAAAGTAGCGACTGTTGGAATTTGATGTCCTTTTTGTATACacttttcaatgaaatcaagTCGGATTTGAATTCCCCAAGAAGTTGTTTCTCTTGCCTCTTGACGATCTTGATTGCTGAAGTGAAAATTGCATTTTGTGATTCAGTGTACCAACGAATGTATTTGTGTTTAATTGAGTCATTAGGGATatttaaattcatcaacttcttcttggTTTCAAATGCAGCTCTGAGATGGTTTAATCCAGCTAATTGCATACGCAATGTAAAGCCAAATTCCCATTGGTTCTGCACGAGGGCTTGAAACAACTGAATCAAGctttttggaatttgcTCTTGATTTATGTAGAAAAGCACACTATCGCTATGTGTTTCTACTACGCTTGGGGCTTGCTCGACCACAGAATTTGTGTAATCATAAATCGATGGTAATTCAATACCCAAGTCCTTAATCACCTCCATTCGAGGTTCTGGAATCTTTATCTTTAATGCAGCAGAGTCAGCGGTGTTATTCTCAATTGCAAACCCATAagccaacaacaactccTCATTTCCTTTTTGGCCATAGTTATTGAAAATCTCTTCACCTTTTGAGACACCGTCtgattggaaaagaaactCACCATCTACACAGCACCATTCAGCCTTTGCTTTTGGATTAtggttcaacaaatcaacaacgGGTAACAACATTGGTTCATTTTTAGGTAAGCTTGGGTCGATAATGTACGCGGGGAATGCTCTACTTTTGAGAATGAGTGATGCCCAAAGGTAATTCGGAAAACTGGTCCAGTTGTTGATGTCTACCTCGTTGAAGTAATTGTAATAGTCATCATCAGTATAAAACTTGTTTTCATAATAAAATTTGAGGTTTATAAAGTGCAGCTCTGGTTTTGGTACCTCTTTGGGTATAATATTAACTGCACTCCACCACCCTTCAACCAAGGAAGCTATGTTTTCCCTTAAAGAGTTACCCAAGTTTGTTCCTTTAAGGTAAGCCTTATCTTGAGCTGACCAGGTGTATGGGGAATCAATTGCTTGAAGTGAGGGAAGTAAATCCAAATATGGCTTGTAAAAACTTCCTTGAGTTTGCAAATAACAAAGATAGACCTTCAATAATGAGCTATGGTTTGCCTCTTTATATGCATCCTTAAATAAGGCGGTGGCCTTGTCACATGTGATGACCAACTCTCTGGAAATTTTTATTGAGGCTTTGTCGTTGGACACCAGAATAGCTCCATAGTAACCGGGCTTTATTTCCTTGAATTCTATATTCTTAGAAACATCGGCACCATTGTCAGTAGCCCATTGAAGCAAACTATGAATCTTCTCCATTATGGATGTTAAAGTTgcaatgaagaagattttAATGCGAGAAGAGAAAAATCCACAACATTCGATGCCAATTAACCCTTAGTAATATACATCGAATGAATAGCAGTATTACTCATCACAATCGATACCTCTACTCTCCACAACTTAATTTTATCCACCTTACTATTCAATTccattgaattcattttGCTTCTGCATATCTGGTGATTTCTAAAATTCTTGGTCGTGTAGAGtaacattttgaaaaactgACATTCTATAAAAAGCACACTAATTTCCTCATTTTCAACCTTAGCTTCTCTACCAACCAACAATGATGTTAAGAGGTACCCTCAGACAAAGCAGGTTGACCAGAACTACACACTTGCCAATAGTGAGGCTCTTTTCATCCTCACCCCTtaaatttcaagaaattccTAAATCAAAGCCTCAAGAAGAGCCTAAATCAGATGGAGAACCTAAAAGAAGACCCTTGAGTAGAGTTGCAATTGGTGGGTCAAAAGATTCCTTAAAACAGTTCAACAAAGGCAGTGGTTTAGAATTTGCAACCTGGAAAGCTGTGGTGATCCTTCTCGTATTTGGTGGTATTGGTACAtactttttccaaaaggaaaaagcCAGGCTACAACATCACAGGGAAATGGAACAAAATAGAAAGGTTGGGACTCCATTAATCGGTGGACCATTTAACTTGGTTGACACAAACGGAAATTCTTTTACTGAAAAGAACCTTGTTGACCCTAAGGGAAAGAAGTTTTCTATATTATATTTTGGGTTCACTCATTGTCCTGATGTATGCCCTGAAGAGCTTGACAAATTAGGTGACATGTTGGAAATTCtcaaaaagaacaatgttgaaattcaGCCAATTTTCATCACATGTGATCCTAACAGAGACACCCctaaagttgttgatgcttACTTGAAGGACTTCCATCCAGATATTATTGGGTTGACAGGAGAATATGAAGAGGTAAAGAATGCTTGTAAAAAGTACAGGGTCTACTTTTCAACACCACCAGATGTCAAACCTGGTCAAGACTACCTAGTCGATCATTCAATATTCTTTTACGTCTTGGATCCAGAAGGAAACTTTGTCGATGTTATTGGAAGAGAAGCGTTGGCTCCAGAAAGTGCCTTGAAGATTACCGAGTTATCCGAAGCATATATTCCAAAATCAGAGAGAGAggcaaaacaaaatggaTTGTTGGGATTCCTTTATAAATAATTTGACGTTTCGTATCTTGTAAATAGTTTATCGGTGAAGCTCTTGTAATGACTTATGTGTTCGATGTAGCGAGGACCTTCAGGAAGAGAATCCCCATATTTAAGGTTATCAGATTTCAAGATATAATTTATTCCCTTATCGATAGTCTatttaaattttgattGGTGTAAACTTTAGGCTGCTCGCAAATGTATTCTGCTGTCTAGATACGAGGAATTTCCGAGCGCATTTGCCTTTGAACCACCTATAAATAGACAACGCTACACCCTATTTTTTATTGGCTCTtataattcaattgaactCGGAGTTATTGTTCTATAATGGATAAGTTAGTTAAAGTTGCCAttgttggtgctggtgTATCAGGATTAAAAGCAGCTGAAACTTTGATATCATCTGGAAAGATAGGTAAAGAAGAGATCGTTGTCCTCGAAGCACAAGATCATGTAGGTGGTCGTATCCAAGACTCAAATATTGACCAAtccaaacttgaaattgcaTATGCTCTTGGAGCCATGTGGTATCACGACTCATTAGTGAATAGCATACTATATGAGTTACTCGAGTCGGggttgttgaaagatgacGATGTTTACTGTGACGACAAAGATGGTCCAACGTATACAAGCGATGGACTCTTGGATATGTCAGGCTTGCAAATAAATAGGGTAATGGAAGAAGCGGGCCAATTTTTGCAGttgtatttcaaatctAATCGGCCAGATGCATCGtgtgatgaagttgttaaGGAATACGTCAACGCACACCTGCATTTTCTTACGCAAGAACAAAATCAGTACATCCGAAGAGCGATGAGATATTTTGAGCTTTGGTACGGAGTACCTGCCGAGAAAGCAAATGGGAAAATGGCGATGGAGAGCCACCAGGGTCgtaatttgttgaataaaaagGGTTACACATTTCTCATCGACATATTGAAAAGCAAGATCCCCAAGTCATGTATCCTTTTGAGCCAGCCAGTGAAATCAATTACACAGCTCGAAAATTCCTCAAAGAAAATAGAGGTGGAGACAAAATCGGGGTTGAAAGTTACTGCAGAATATTTAATAGTCACAGTACCcttgtcaattttgaaattgaacgAAACTCATGACTATGGAATTAAATGGAATCCTCCATTACCATCTCCAACTCGAAATTTCATAAATACCATAGACTTTGCTGCTCTAGGTAAGGTAATTTTCGAATTCAATAGTGTATGGTGGGATCCAAATGAGGATCACTTCCTAATAATTCCGGACGAAATTGACTCTAATGATTGGTTTAATTCCGATGGTTCACCAAAACCTTTTTCGTTTCCTGCATTGGCtatcaacttttccaaaatttaCAACAGGGGAGCCAGTTTGGTGGTTCTCACTCCAGCACCCTTGACTGATTATCTTGAGTCATATCCGGATCAATCTTGGACTTATTTCAAACCCATGCTTGAAAAGATCTCAATTAAGCCAATGGAAGATCCCATAAGCACAATAACTTCCCATTGGACTACCAACCCATATATTAGAGGTTCATATAGTGTGTTGCTTACAAAAACGGATGCTGAAAACACAAGTCCAGATAAGCTAGAGGGTTTGAAACTTGGGAATGATGTTATTAGGTTCGCAGGAGAGCACACCATTGCCGAGGGTGCTGGATGTGTGCATGGTGCTTACGATAGTGGAAAAAGAGAAGCTGCTTATATTTTAAATGAGTTGGAGAAAAAATAGGTTCTGTTTACTTAATTAACGTCTATGTTTATGCAATTTAAAGCACCTGTACCTCTAATACTTTTTGAGTAATTCTTTACTTTCACAAGTTTGCATCAATTCGGAATAAAATATGTTTGCCAGTTTACGTCATCGTGTTTGCCCAATTCACAACCTAGGTCAGATGCCAAACAAgtcattcaaaaatgaagttAAGAGATGTTGTTCATCGTAGATTCCGTCTTTCCAATTCTAGTAGAAATTGCGCAAATTACATCAATTTATATGCCCAGGGTTGCGAAATTTATGTCCGCATTTTAATTCCGTCTTGTTCATTTTCGCTTTCCTTCCGCATTTGGCAAGAAcatgaaaacaaaatttgttagaagacattgaaatttcaattgaccCTTTTAGAACATTTGCAGAGAATAATGGAACGACCCAATGAATAGGGAGAATAGCAATTAAAAACTTTAACTCAATCTTTACACTATAACGCGGACCCTATTTAGAGTAAGGATGAGCCAAGCTCCGAACTCTCTGCTATGATCGATATAAATGTGAGCCAATTTCCTTTGAGAATGTTGAAACACGGAATATTTCTCAAACATACAACCAAGGGGCAATCATGATTAAATCAGTTAAGGTTGCTATTATTGGCGCAGGAGTGTCAGGTTTGAAAGCTGCTGAGACATTGTTGTCATCAGCAAAAATTGACAAGAACGATATTGCCATTCTCGAAGCTCAGGATCATATTGGAGGTCGTCTTCAAAACACCAAAGTAGAAGAATCCAAACTTGGAATCACCTATGCTCTTGGAGCTTTGTGGTATCATGACACTTTGATCAATACACCGTTACGTGACTTGCAAGAAAAGGGGTTGATCGAGGAAGGAGATGTTTACTATGATGATAAGGATGCACTAACATACACAGAAGACGGTCTTTTAGATGTTTCAGGGTTGAAGTTGAACAGGGTTATGGAGGAGACTACTCAATTCTTTCCATTATTTTTTGGCGATGAACAACAAGACCTCTCTTGTGATGCAGCGGTCACTGAATATGTCAAACAACATGAAGCATATCTCACAGGGGAACAGAAAGAGTACCTCAACAGAGCTATGAGacttttggaaatttggCACGGAATCTCCTCGGTTGAAGCTAGTGGTCGCATGGCTCTTTTGAAACACACTGGACGTAATTTGCTCAATAAAAAAGGATTTACGTTTCTTATCGATactttgaagaaggaaataACAGACTCATGTATTCTTTTGGACCAACCAGTGAAGTCCATTATTCAACACAAGCTTTCCAGAAAGGCGATTACAGTTGAGACAAAGAAAGGATTGACTGTCGAAACTGATTATTTAATTGTCACAGTTCCTTTGtcgattttgaaattgaattcagatgatgaatatggGATCACATGGAATCCACCATTACCCAAGCCAGTTAAAGGGATAATTGACAACTTAGGATTTGCAGCATTGGGAAAGGCGTTTTTCGAGTTTGAACACATTTGGTGGgacaatcaacaagaacattttcaaattcttccaaAAAAAGTGGAGCCATCAGAAGTAGACCACCCATTCAATGACTTACCACCTTCATTTACATTTCCAGCACTTGTGGTAAATTACGCAAAATTGTACCCTGGTAATCGTGGTGGTAGTTTGGCAATCCTTACCCCTTCTCCATTATCCAACTATCTTGAGTCTCATCCAGACGAATCTTGGACTTATTTTAGGCCAATGCTTGAAAAGATTGCAGTAAAAGTCACTGAGGACCCCATCAACACTCTTATTACAGACTGGACAATAAACCCCTACATCAGAGGTTCATACACTGCTGTTGCAGCAGAAACTGCCGATGTAGCACTTTTGAATGCAATGAAACTCAAAGTTCTGGGGCTTGAATACAGTAGGGTTAGGTTTGCAGGAGAGCATACCGTAACTGAGGGCACTGGATGTGTTCACGGTGCCTATGACAGCGGGGTTAGAGAGGCAAATTGGGTTTTGAATGCAATGAGGGACCTCACATTGAAGTCGTGAATTGCTAAACTTGTGTTATTTTAAGTaatttgtttgtatttcaTAAGTATCTATGAGTCATATTCATATGTACACTGTTCGTTTAGGAAGTTTTTACCACTCGATtagtgttgcaaaatgtcTCTGTGATTGCGAAAACAAGTGAGCGGTTTTACGCCCTTTAGATGGTAGCTCTCGCCATTTTTCCGCTCTCTTCTCATCTTTTCTATTTTACATCTCTCATTCACCACTACTTCTTTCgaaagcaacaacaacaatgtcaGAATTTTATGTAGGAGGACAAGCAATCGACCCTGAAAAGGCCGAGAATATGGAGGAGATTGAAATGCAATTTGCTGTGAAAGCAGTGCATCAGGCAGAAACATATTGGTCGTTATTAGAAAAAGTTCCTGGTTCTCAATTGAGACTTACAAAATTTGACGATGATATCTTCAATAAGTTGTTGGAAGACTTTCCAGAGTTTAAAGAAAAGTCTGCAGCTGCTTCCATTAATGAAGACGAAATGAAATCGGCTGAAGGTAAGACCAAGTGGAGAAGCTTTATCGAAAGCTTTcaagatattgaagaatACAACTTTGGAACACTTTTAAGGTTGAGAGCAGATCAAGAGTATGGTCAAGATACGACAATTTTTGCTGTAAGGATGCAATTCTATGCTATTGAAATTGCTAGAAACAGATATGGATTGAATGATTGGATTTATGAAAGTGCAAAGAAATAGagtgaattgattgattgattgtgCGCTGCCCATTTTGTTAGATATTTTTAGATTCGTAGTGTGTAGATTTTTTATTGACACAAAtaaacaacacaacacaagACATTCTTCATTAGGAAATGCCACCACGAACTAATAGACCAATGAACGCCCAAACACAATGGAAAGATCAAGCAAGTAGTCTGTCTCCACAGAATCTGAATGAGCCAACTTATACCCTACCCGGGGTGATCAATTACCTTACATCTGAATTTaccaatttggaaagattCAAGATCATGActaatttggaaaagtcTGAAATGAAATACAGGATTCTACACCTAGAAGGTGAGATAAAGACCTTGAAATATGCTAACCAGAAGCAGCAAGCGAGGATAGACAGtttggaaaaggaaaatagacttttgaaaagtaaaAATAAGGATGAACtatcaaaagaagaaccCATTGTCACGAATACATCACCAGAACCAGATTTagaatcaatcaagaagTCTAggcaacaattgaaagaatcaATGAAAGAGATTATATCGTTGCTAAAATCGCCGTCAACGAGATTAGGCGAGCTAAGTATATCAGAAGGAAACCAACACGAACTTGAAGAGATGATTGATAATAGTGAAGACgattttgtatttggacACGGGTCCAATTCGCCAAAGTCTAACCTCATagctcaattttttgacgatgatgataaagatgaGAAAAAGGAGGAtgataaagatgaagatgtcTTAGAGCGTTCCATCACCAATGAGAGCGATGTGACAGTAATAGAAAGTGGAGACGTTGAAGAGAGACCACCAGGAGCCGAAGTAAAGAATGACGagatttcaacaaccagaacttttgaaaataatggTGTTACTATCGAACTAGCCACTTTTAAAGACAGGCTGACCATCACAACGTCCATGAATGGCGATACAACCACCAAGGAAGTCATTATAAATAACCCCGATGAGATTCGAAACGCATTTGCACTAACTAATGAGATATTCCTAATAGTTGGAAAAGACATCAACTTGTTAACAGATGGAGgcaaagaaaaagtattGATTCCTGTAAAGAGCAGCTTTTCACGG is a window encoding:
- a CDS encoding Rkm1 protein (S. cerevisiae homolog RKM1 has protein-lysine N-methyltransferase activity, has role in peptidyl-lysine dimethylation and localizes to cytoplasm, nucleus); translation: MEKIHSLLQWATDNGADVSKNIEFKEIKPGYYGAISVSNDKASIKISRELVITCDKATALFKDAYKEANHSSLLKVYLCYLQTQGSFYKPYLDLLPSLQAIDSPYTWSAQDKAYLKGTNLGNSLRENIASLVEGWWSAVNIIPKEVPKPESHFINLKFYYENKFYTDDDYYNYFNEVDINNWTSFPNYLWASLILKSRAFPAYIIDPSLPKNEPMLLPVVDLLNHNPKAKAEWCCVDGEFLFQSDGVSKGEEIFNNYGQKGNEELLLAYGFAIENNTADSAALKIKIPEPRMEVIKDLGIELPSIYDYTNSVVEQAPSVVETHSDSVLFYINQEQIPKSLIQLFQALVQNQWEFGFTLRMQLAGLNHLRAAFETKKKLMNLNIPNDSIKHKYIRWYTESQNAIFTSAIKIVKRQEKQLLGEFKSDLISLKSVYKKDIKFQQSLLFLGFSSYESVLESEFQDQCWLLWLIRCYNKNHYNDENLSQWIHDLFVHLRKVTDISAQEVLNFKPIHDAILPDLAKAVPEIYGVGDWSVAELIIASKLLDLISFTRGKEQECILVHQNYKT
- a CDS encoding Sco1 copper transporter, with the translated sequence MMLRGTLRQSRLTRTTHLPIVRLFSSSPLKFQEIPKSKPQEEPKSDGEPKRRPLSRVAIGGSKDSLKQFNKGSGLEFATWKAVVILLVFGGIGTYFFQKEKARLQHHREMEQNRKVGTPLIGGPFNLVDTNGNSFTEKNLVDPKGKKFSILYFGFTHCPDVCPEELDKLGDMLEILKKNNVEIQPIFITCDPNRDTPKVVDAYLKDFHPDIIGLTGEYEEVKNACKKYRVYFSTPPDVKPGQDYLVDHSIFFYVLDPEGNFVDVIGREALAPESALKITELSEAYIPKSEREAKQNGLLGFLYK
- a CDS encoding Cbp1 corticosteroid binding protein — translated: MIKSVKVAIIGAGVSGLKAAETLLSSAKIDKNDIAILEAQDHIGGRLQNTKVEESKLGITYALGALWYHDTLINTPLRDLQEKGLIEEGDVYYDDKDALTYTEDGLLDVSGLKLNRVMEETTQFFPLFFGDEQQDLSCDAAVTEYVKQHEAYLTGEQKEYLNRAMRLLEIWHGISSVEASGRMALLKHTGRNLLNKKGFTFLIDTLKKEITDSCILLDQPVKSIIQHKLSRKAITVETKKGLTVETDYLIVTVPLSILKLNSDDEYGITWNPPLPKPVKGIIDNLGFAALGKAFFEFEHIWWDNQQEHFQILPKKVEPSEVDHPFNDLPPSFTFPALVVNYAKLYPGNRGGSLAILTPSPLSNYLESHPDESWTYFRPMLEKIAVKVTEDPINTLITDWTINPYIRGSYTAVAAETADVALLNAMKLKVSGLEYSRVRFAGEHTVTEGTGCVHGAYDSGVREANWVLNAMRDLTLKS